Proteins from a single region of Candidatus Saccharibacteria bacterium:
- a CDS encoding PrgI family protein, producing the protein MAVYKVPQDVEADDKLIGPFSFRQFIYLIIAVISIAIGWGLSQLFIPLAIIPLPLIIFFGALALPLRKDQPMEIYLAAVVSFYLKPRKRLWQPDGIQSLVEITAPKEIEVQRAKDLSQMEAQQRLSYLADIVDTGGWSVRGVGMPVTDSAMQNDAYYEAQQAVDILDSSAGVSQSFDTMISQSDAKRRQEMVERMHQAPEPVAAPPRITPPPIADPYAALTPTPAVDTSNDPHVTFNPYPNSIHQSVIVPLSEQLPQPAVAAPPTTVAPVEPAIPAPSVPETTSERPVSPDIINLANNSDLSIETIAHEANRIHQKEEEKLPEDEVVISLR; encoded by the coding sequence ATGGCAGTATATAAAGTACCTCAAGACGTCGAAGCCGACGATAAACTAATCGGCCCGTTTAGCTTTAGGCAGTTTATTTACTTAATTATTGCCGTCATTAGCATTGCGATAGGGTGGGGGTTGAGTCAATTATTTATTCCCCTCGCAATTATCCCTTTGCCGCTGATTATATTTTTTGGTGCACTAGCATTGCCGCTTCGCAAAGACCAGCCAATGGAAATTTACCTTGCCGCCGTTGTGTCGTTTTACTTAAAACCACGCAAACGTCTATGGCAGCCCGATGGCATTCAATCGCTGGTTGAAATTACCGCACCTAAAGAAATAGAGGTGCAGCGAGCAAAAGACCTTTCGCAAATGGAAGCGCAACAGCGCCTTTCGTACCTTGCTGATATTGTTGATACCGGCGGATGGTCGGTTCGAGGCGTTGGTATGCCAGTGACAGATAGCGCCATGCAAAACGATGCTTACTACGAAGCGCAACAAGCCGTGGATATCCTCGACAGCTCAGCCGGTGTTTCGCAGTCGTTCGATACCATGATTAGCCAATCCGACGCCAAAAGACGACAAGAAATGGTAGAGCGCATGCACCAGGCGCCAGAGCCGGTAGCAGCTCCACCTCGAATTACTCCGCCGCCCATTGCCGACCCTTATGCAGCACTCACCCCGACGCCTGCCGTTGACACGAGCAACGATCCGCATGTTACTTTCAATCCATACCCAAACTCTATTCATCAGTCTGTTATTGTTCCTCTTAGCGAACAGCTGCCGCAACCAGCCGTCGCTGCTCCTCCGACCACTGTTGCACCAGTAGAGCCAGCAATTCCGGCGCCATCTGTGCCCGAAACTACTAGCGAAAGACCTGTCTCTCCTGATATAATAAACCTTGCAAATAACTCCGATTTATCTATCGAAACCATTGCGCACGAGGCTAATCGAATTCATCAAAAGGAAGAGGAGAAACTTCCCGAGGATGAAGTAGTCATATCACTGCGTTAG